In Alphaproteobacteria bacterium, the DNA window GCAAAAGGATTTCTGCGATGAAGGGGGTTACTTCCATGCCATGGGCTATGACGTATCGGCGATGCGGGCATTGATCGAACCGATTGGCAAGGTCTTAGCGGCGGCGCGGACACAGGGCTTTCCCGTTATGCACACGCGTCAGGGAAAGCGACCGGACCTATCCGACGTCCCCGAGGTGGCACGATGGCGGAGCCGCAACGGCGGTGCCGAGATTGGTTCTCCCAGCCCCCTGGGCCGATTCATGATTCGAGGCGAGGCGGGATTCGAAATTGTCGATGAGTTGAGCCCGGTACCGGGCGAACCGGTCATCGACAAGGCTGGCGCCAGTGCATTCTTCGCCACCGATCTCGATCTCTTACTGCGCAGCCAGGGCATCCGGAACATCGTCTTCAC includes these proteins:
- a CDS encoding cysteine hydrolase; this encodes MVIDMQKDFCDEGGYFHAMGYDVSAMRALIEPIGKVLAAARTQGFPVMHTRQGKRPDLSDVPEVARWRSRNGGAEIGSPSPLGRFMIRGEAGFEIVDELSPVPGEPVIDKAGASAFFATDLDLLLRSQGIRNIVFTGITTDVCVHSTMRAAADRGYDGLLLEDCCAATVASNHTAALSMIKQEGGYFGSVSNAADFIGAISLGDEATRLAG